The Arachis duranensis cultivar V14167 unplaced genomic scaffold, aradu.V14167.gnm2.J7QH unplaced_Scaffold_74099, whole genome shotgun sequence DNA window AGTAAACCTCTTCCTATTTAGGGGGTTGAGGCGAGAAATGGCTTGATGAACCGTTCCGTTCGCCACGCCATGTACTTGATTTGATGCCCGGCCCCATTCACTTGCTTATCGTAGAGGCTGTAAGTACACAGTGCCCCACAACTATGAATAGTATAGTGATAGTGGGGTTGAAACACAAGAGTGCTCGCCCTTTCTTTCATTTCTAGTAGGCCACTTTTTCCGGAACGCAGTCCGGGATAACCGCGACAAAATAATATGTTTTCTATCTATTTTCAATCTTCGATGCTGTCATTTCGAAATGTCCGCTTCAACCGCAGTTTCACCTCCCAAAAAGCAAAGTTGGCTTGACGAGCGCAGATGCGAGGAAGCGGGATCAATTAAACAAAAAAGATCTTTCTTGTCCTTCTACTTAAGGGGCAAAGAGAAGCGCTTTTGCTACTGAGAAAGCGAACGGTCAGCGCGAAGGTTCAAGACTTAGCCGGGCGTTAGCGAAGCTGGATTCTCATAGCGAGGCGCTTCGGGTTAGCGAAGCGCTGTAGTAGCGCCGAAGCCCTATGTGCTATAATGCTGAGCCAAGGACGCTCCGCCTTATCTATAGAAGCAGTCAACTGAGTTCTGAACGAATTAGCTCCTTGGTAATGGCTCAATCTATAGATAGAAAGCCCTATGATGGGAAACTATCACGTTAGGTTTGGAGAGAGATCGGACCTGTTTTCTAATATAATAGGGAGAACAGATGCAAGCTTTTTCTTTCAATAGCCGGCAAAATGACTACAGGATCATCGGTCTACTCTACCTCAATTCACCATTTCGAACTTTATACAGAAGGTTTTTCCGTACCAGCTCCTTCCACCTATACCGCAGTTGAAGCACCTAAAGGAGAATTTGGTGTCTTTCTTGTCAGTAATGGAAGCAATCGTCCCTACCGTCGTAAAATAAGAGCACCCGGCTCTGCCCATTCACAAGGACTCGATTCTATGTCCAAACATCACATGCCAGCAGATGTGGTCACCATCATAGGTACTCAAGATATTGTGTCTGGAGAGGTGGATAGATAGGATTCCTAGTTGCTCGATCAGCTTTATTGCGAGCCAAAAAcctttttggattttttcccCTGACACACATACCACTGTCCTGTACACTAAGTCAAACTAGCTCTAGAGTACGGGCCGGGCCCTCCATCCTACCTCCCCGCCCTTTGAAGTAGAGAGGGAGAAATGGATAGAGGCAATCTATTTATTGAATATGAATATGAAAGGGATCCCAATAGCAAtaggaaagagagagaagaccATGTCGAAAGGATTCTGTCCATCAATCCAATCCTATTTTGTTCACATTGAAGGAATTGAATCCATAGTAAAAATACACCAATGCACAAAAGAGTTAACTCTTGAAGAGCGGGTATATTAGGCAAAGAATAGGACGAGGGAGCTCTTACTGCTCGAGAAGGAGCTGTGATACTTATGTTTGTTCTCGCATCCGCAATCGAAAGGGCAGAAGCAAACAAACCCGGACCATGAAAGGAAAGGGGGGTTCAGCACCCTCCTGACCGTCCATTACCTTTGATTGAAAGCAATCCTTACCTTCACGGACCCTAGTTTTAAGCAGCGCAGCACCAGAAAGAGTCAAAGGTACCACACGAACGGACTAAGCAACAAGGTCCGAAGGGGTAGTAGCTTCTGGTGTGGGAGCAAGGAGTGGTTAATGGaaggaccataaaatatatatataaacattaagAGCCTGACCACCGAAGCATTTTCATTACTTTCCACAGAAGAGAGCATCAACAAAGTTCAATACACAAACAAAAACTACTAGTGGTATGTAAGTCTCTAGTGAGCTTGCGCTGCCGTTCCACTCTATTTAGGTAAACACCATATCCCTCTATTCGGCTTAGGCGTTTCGGGAGTGAACAAGCAGAGCAGATATTCTTTCCGGGATGACAAGAGGAGACCATATTTATGAAACAGATTTCTTTGGTCTTTCTCACCTTGGCCCTTTGCCTTTGAAATTTATTAATAGCTTTTCATAGAGGGTTGAAgactccttttctttttttttatgcaattatGAATTCCACGGAACTTTATCGATTCCAACGCAACTTATCCTTTTGGAGCTGACGTAACAAACTACGCGAGCCTCCCGACGAAGCCAACCAAAATCCTATccgaataaaaaaaagaaaaggcagTTTCATTATGGTGGTATACCAGCCGCCTGTTCTGGAACTTCCAGTTCCAATCGAAGCATATCTATCCGTAAATGGATTTGTATGTATAGCCACTTCAGTCGTGCTCGTTGTTTCTCTAAAGTATCTTTTTTCTGGGAACATGGTCAACCATAAATTCTTATGTTCGCGATTCTTCATCCACCGATGCAGAAAATGCTCAAGTTTTCCATTCTCATATGAGGCCGAAAAGTTTATTGGCAACA harbors:
- the LOC127744653 gene encoding cytochrome c biogenesis CcmF C-terminal-like mitochondrial protein; translation: MRQKLAPRTVRRPSPTPAVMVRLRSTNTKRIQFTQRLPLGSELHMGKERCCFRGLDHLHGPTSHSICGNFMIYKPSLTNDRLMFEHGESLRADLLPINFSASYENGKLEHFLHRWMKNREHKNLWLTMFPEKRYFRETTSTTEVAIHTNPFTDRYASIGTGSSRTGGWYTTIMKLPFLFFIRIGFWLASSGGSRSLLRQLQKDKLRWNR